In one Lolium rigidum isolate FL_2022 chromosome 3, APGP_CSIRO_Lrig_0.1, whole genome shotgun sequence genomic region, the following are encoded:
- the LOC124701484 gene encoding beta-fructofuranosidase, insoluble isoenzyme 4-like, whose amino-acid sequence MAHAWAFFLLALFSFSSCVSKLFICSRNGEGSFLCTRSQEVPSIASKRYRTAYHFQSPKNWINDPCGPMYYNGIYHEFYQYNPGGTIADNIVWGHSVSTDLVNWIQLEPAIVRDTPYDINGCWTGSITILPGDQPVIIYTGRDSKDHQSQNIVLPKNRSDPYLREWTKADNNPRIIPVGPGLNSTEFRDPTTGWIGPDGLWRIAIGAELNGYGAALLYKSEDFLNWTSVDHPLYSDNAPSMWECPDFFAVLPGNNGGLDLSAAIPKGAKHVLKMSVDYSDKYMIGVYDLKRDAFVPDVVLDDRRLWLRMDYGTFYASKSFFDSKKGRRIIWGWSNETDSVSDDSVKGWAGIHAIPRTIWLDNDGKQLLQWPIDEIESLRKDEINHQGLELKNGDLFEIKGIDTLQADVEVDFELASIDSADPFDPSWLFDVERHCREAGASAKGGIGPFGLVVLASDNMEEHIAVHFRVYKSQKSHMILMCSDLRRSSLRSGLYTPAYGGFFEFDLEKERKISLRTLIDRSAVESFGGGGRVCITARIYPVALVDGRVHMYAFNNGSTTVRVPQLRAWSMMTAQVNVNKG is encoded by the exons ATGGCCCATGCTTGggccttcttcctccttgccctcttttccttctcctcctgTGTGTCCAAGCTCTTCATCTGCAGCAGGAATGGCGAGGGATCCTTCCTCTGTACACGGTCTCAGGAGGTCCCCTCCATTGCCAGCAAGAGGTACAGGACTGCCTACCACTTCCAGTCTCCCAAGAACTGGATCAATG ATCCATGTG GACCCATGTACTACAATGGCATCTACCATGAATTCTACCAGTATAACCCCGGTGGTACCATCGCGGATAACATAGTTTGGGGCCATTCAGTTTCAACCGACCTCGTCAACTGGATCCAGCTTGAACCCGCAATAGTACGGGATACCCCATATGACATAAATGGTTGCTGGACCGGCTCAATCACAATTCTACCTGGTGATCAGCCTGTCATCATATACACCGGTCGTGACTCGAAGGATCATCAGAGCCAAAACATTGTGCTTCCCAAAAACCGATCTGACCCATACCTGAGGGAATGGACCAAAGCAGACAATAACCCCAGGATCATACCGGTCGGACCAGGCTTGAACTCGACTGAGTTCAGGGATCCGACAACTGGTTGGATCGGACCGGATGGGCTATGGAGAATAGCAATTGGTGCTGAGCTGAATGGTTACGGTGCCGCACTATTGTACAAGAGTGAAGACTTTCTGAATTGGACTAGTGTTGATCACCCACTGTATTCAGACAATGCTCCATCAATGTGGGAGTGCCCAGATTTCTTCGCGGTATTGCCAGGCAATAACGGTGGACTGGACCTGTCTGCAGCGATCCCAAAAGGCGCCAAACATGTCCTGAAAATGAGTGTGGATTACTCTGACAAGTACATGATAGGGGTTTATGATCTCAAACGTGATGCGTTTGTTCCGGATGTTGTCCTAGATGACCGTCGGCTGTGGTTGAGGATGGATTACGGCACTTTCTATGCTTCAAAATCCTTCTTCGACTCGAAAAAGGGCAGGAGGATCATATGGGGTTGGTCTAACGAGACAGATAGTGTTTCAGATGACAGCGTGAAAGGTTGGGCAGGCATCCAT GCAATCCCCAGGACAATTTGGTTAGACAACGATGGCAAACAGTTGCTGCAATGGCCGATTGATGAGATTGAGTCCCTTCGAAAAGATGAAATCAACCATCAAGGACTAGAGCTGAAGAACGGAGACCTATTTGAGATTAAGGGAATTGACACTTTGCAG GCTGATGTTGAAGTAGATTTTGAGTTGGCGTCCATCGACAGCGCCGATCCTTTTGATCCTTCCTGGCTTTTTGATGTCGAGAGGCATTGCCGGGAAGCAGGTGCATCGGCTAAAGGTGGCATAGGGCCATTTGGACTTGTTGTCCTGGCCTCTGACAACATGGAGGAGCACATTGCTGTGCACTTCAGAGTTTACAAATCGCAGAAAAGCCACATGATCCTCATGTGCTCTGATCTAAGAAG GTCTTCTCTGAGATCAGGACTGTACACACCAGCCTATGGAGGCTTCTTCGAATTTGACCTTGAAAAGGAAAGGAAGATATCTCTCAGAACTCTG ATTGACCGGTCGGCGGTGGAGAGCTTTGGCGGCGGTGGTAGGGTCTGCATAACAGCCAGGATTTATCCAGTGGCACTTGTCGATGGCAGGGTCCACATGTATGCCTTCAACAATGGAAGTACCACGGTCAGGGTGCCACAACTCAGGGCATGGAGCATGATGACAGCACAAGTGAATGTGAATAAGGGTTGA